GGCGGCGAGAACTAGGGCGCCGAGATCGTCACCTTGCTCGTCGCACCGCTCAGGGTAATCAGGGCCGTGTTCGCGCTCGAGAGCTTCACCGCGCCCAGGCCCGGGTGCTTGATCGCCGTGCGCCACTCAGTAGCGACAGCCGCTGACGAGGGAGGACTTGAGGTGGGCCAGCTCCCGCAACCGAGGATCCAGGGGCCGATCCGGAGCGCCGTGCGCAACGCCTGGTACGCGGTTGACGCATTCGGGAAATGCGCAAGGGCCTTGTGGAAGTTGGGGACGATGCCGGCTTCGCGCACGAGCGCGTCGTAAATCTCCTGGAGGTCCGGCGCAACTTCGCCCCGGGGAAGGTACGGCACCCTCGCCACCGTGATTCTCTCCTTACAAGTGTTGGCGGATGCGCCCGATCAGCTCCCGAAGCTCGGCGGCCGTGAGCCGTCTCGGATCGTGGGGCACCCGCCAGACCGGCTCGCGCGGCGACGGGTCGCCGGCCAGGCGCGGCACCACGTGCCAGTGGATGTGGGCCACCTGGTTGCCCAGCAGCTCGTAGTTCAGCTTCACGGCCCCGAATACGGTGGCCAGGGCCCGCGCGACCGCGCTCACCTCCTCGATGAGCCTGCCGCGCTCCTCCCGGCTGAGCTCGAACAGCTCTGTGGCGTGCCGCTTGAGAACGACGTACGTCCAGCCGCGGAAGA
This genomic window from Candidatus Rokuibacteriota bacterium contains:
- a CDS encoding HIT family protein translates to MTDQEPRPSDCVACLGHWPAADHRIADLGATVAYLNQDQFFRGWTYVVLKRHATELFELSREERGRLIEEVSAVARALATVFGAVKLNYELLGNQVAHIHWHVVPRLAGDPSPREPVWRVPHDPRRLTAAELRELIGRIRQHL